From the genome of Chlorocebus sabaeus isolate Y175 chromosome 2, mChlSab1.0.hap1, whole genome shotgun sequence, one region includes:
- the LOC103215816 gene encoding signal-regulatory protein beta-1 isoform X3, which yields MPIPASWPHLPGPFLLMNLLLGGLPGVLGEEELQVIQPEKSVSVTAGESATLNCTMTSLIPVGPTQWFRGAGPGRELIYNQKEGHFPRVTPVSDPTKRNNMDFTIRISNITPADAGTYYCVKFRKGSPDVEFKSGAGTELSVRGPVLAPTAPLLIAVLLGPKVLLVVGVSVIYVYWKQKA from the exons AtgcccatcccagcctcctggcCCCACCTTCCTGGTCCTTTCCTGCTGATGAATCTACTGTTGGGGGGACTACCAG GAGTGTTGGGTGAGGAGGAGCTGCAGGTGATTCAGCCTGAGAAGTCCGTGTCAGTCACAGCAGGAGAGTCGGCCACTCTGAACTGCACTATGACCTCCCTGATCCCTGTGGGGCCCACCCAGTGGTTCAGAGGAGCTGGACCAGGCCGGGAATTAATCTACAATCAGAAAGAAGGCCACTTTCCCCGGGTAACACCTGTTTCAGACCCCACAAAGAGAAACAACATGGACTTTACCATCCGCATCAGTAACATCACCCCAGCAGATGCCGGCACCTACTACTGTGTGAAGTTCCGGAAAGGGAGCCCCGACGTGGAGTTTAAGTCTGGAGCAGGCACTGAGCTCTCTGTGCGTG GCCCAGTACTGGCTCCCACTGCTCCACTTCTCATAGCTGTCCTCCTGGGCCCCAAGGTGCTGCTGGTGGTTGGTGTCTCTGTCATCTATGTGTACTGGAAGCAGAAGGCCTGA